The Carnobacterium mobile DSM 4848 genome includes a window with the following:
- a CDS encoding pyridoxal phosphate-dependent aminotransferase has translation MYKKINWSETEYIQLDSIFFENETQSSSELSSGTNLLNPTTIIKDNFLRKNISISDINIYTSPLGTSSLRNAVRQYETSYFNINFPDDYTPFMTSGAADGLRIIFQFLKEKEMDNILVLGLQYPIVFQSITNVNLSFYQLLGHSFNDGYLPKPEDIQCFLDESSIKFSALFLTQPNNPTGTLYKNEDFSKVVRMCKKNNIYIIYEKIGSDIPCRYSDSSNIDHGFSIELYKYWDKFIIIDSLSKKRAISGLRIGYVLANKEVCNYANLIRFGDCPITIGHEAIKKDLLLSSLVALEARGKVTNLVHMSSYDVQKKDINDYKETILSNLRTFSLTLSKYIDNITCIDSGFNCLIKLNFSCNEFEFAKDLFESQNLIIYPLNCFTLVPTKKLKENKLIFRLSLAEEESTFKKSINSLNEYLSKLDVNTK, from the coding sequence TTGTATAAAAAAATTAACTGGAGTGAAACAGAGTACATTCAATTAGATTCTATTTTTTTTGAAAATGAAACTCAAAGTAGTTCTGAATTATCATCCGGTACAAACTTGTTGAACCCAACAACAATTATTAAAGATAATTTTTTAAGAAAGAATATAAGTATAAGCGATATTAATATTTACACTAGTCCCTTAGGAACTTCATCATTGAGAAATGCGGTTAGGCAATATGAGACTAGTTATTTTAATATAAATTTCCCTGATGATTATACTCCTTTTATGACTAGTGGTGCTGCAGATGGACTAAGAATTATTTTCCAGTTTCTTAAAGAGAAAGAAATGGATAATATTTTGGTTTTGGGATTGCAATATCCGATTGTTTTTCAGTCAATAACAAACGTAAATCTATCATTTTATCAACTACTTGGTCATAGCTTTAATGATGGATATCTTCCAAAACCAGAAGATATACAATGTTTTTTAGACGAATCAAGCATAAAATTTAGTGCGTTATTTTTAACTCAACCTAATAATCCTACAGGAACTCTATACAAAAACGAAGATTTTTCTAAAGTAGTTAGAATGTGCAAAAAAAATAATATTTATATTATATATGAAAAAATTGGATCAGACATTCCGTGTAGATATAGTGATTCTTCAAATATAGACCATGGATTTTCTATAGAGCTATATAAATACTGGGATAAATTTATTATTATTGATAGTTTATCAAAAAAAAGAGCTATAAGTGGTTTAAGAATAGGATATGTTCTAGCTAATAAAGAAGTATGTAACTATGCAAATCTTATTAGGTTTGGTGATTGTCCAATTACAATTGGACATGAGGCTATAAAAAAAGACTTGTTATTATCTTCTCTTGTCGCACTAGAAGCAAGGGGAAAGGTTACAAATTTAGTTCATATGAGTAGTTATGATGTCCAAAAAAAAGATATAAATGATTACAAAGAAACTATCTTATCTAACTTAAGAACTTTTTCGCTTACTTTATCAAAGTACATCGATAATATAACATGTATAGATTCAGGATTTAATTGTTTGATTAAATTAAACTTTTCGTGTAATGAATTTGAATTTGCAAAAGATTTATTTGAGTCTCAGAATTTAATTATATATCCACTTAATTGCTTTACATTAGTTCCAACTAAAAAATTAAAAGAAAATAAATTGATATTTAGACTTTCTTTAGCAGAAGAAGAAAGTACATTTAAAAAAAGCATCAATAGTTTGAATGAATATCTATCTAAGCTGGATGTTAATACTAAGTGA
- a CDS encoding ATP-binding cassette domain-containing protein yields MIKIIKENYFVLKKLFKLNSIFIVVASMVSLLNGVSMGFVNVIFLGYLFDLIQTKVSFSYLINVFIWFGGYLVITHLIYSLYEKYYKDIQIDKLNSSINVKLFQSVLKSMESINEIREDFLFVFKGIKKKGPTYIDECMSLVFNISMLITVIVFMLKMRQNFFILVFIFQGSYTLFENKIAGFKSEQTVAEKKYYKKSEYIDRVFYLKEFAGEIRILNLKNILLSIFRNNIQEFTIKKMHWGKKIFYYQMLAEVFKIVILYVSLPIYAMYELFVLRTISLGLFAAIMNSIGSIAFNSSSISNSIKFFSESSVYIEKYRKIVVKEDNIMGNKKHFKDKINKISLDNVSYRYNNQEANSLNNISITLIKNQKIAIVGENGSGKTTLIKLILGLLKPTSGQIRINDTDFSLLNKNDYYDKVGCIFQEFNVFAISVKENISLKENNIDSKVLWNSLRNVDLIKIIEGLKNGIKSELTREYDKQGVTLSGGQNQKLAVSRAFYSKFDLIILDEPTSALDPQSEYNLFKKIKEYFTHNIMVLITHRLSSVKDVDMIYFMKEGSISEYGNHEELMNKNGDYKKLFEIQASKYK; encoded by the coding sequence ATGATAAAAATAATAAAAGAGAATTATTTTGTTTTAAAAAAACTATTTAAATTAAATTCCATTTTTATTGTGGTTGCAAGTATGGTTAGCTTACTAAACGGAGTTTCTATGGGTTTTGTGAATGTTATTTTTTTAGGCTATTTATTTGATTTAATACAAACAAAGGTTTCTTTTAGTTACTTAATTAATGTTTTTATATGGTTTGGTGGATACCTAGTTATAACTCATTTAATTTATTCATTATATGAAAAATACTATAAAGACATACAGATAGATAAGTTGAATAGTTCTATTAATGTAAAATTATTTCAAAGTGTCTTAAAAAGTATGGAAAGCATTAATGAAATACGTGAAGATTTTCTTTTCGTGTTTAAAGGAATTAAGAAAAAGGGACCTACGTATATCGATGAATGTATGAGTTTAGTTTTTAATATATCTATGCTTATTACGGTAATAGTATTTATGTTAAAAATGAGACAAAATTTTTTCATTCTAGTTTTTATATTTCAAGGGAGTTATACGCTATTTGAAAATAAGATAGCAGGTTTTAAAAGTGAGCAGACGGTTGCTGAAAAAAAATATTATAAAAAAAGTGAGTATATAGATAGGGTTTTCTATTTAAAAGAATTTGCTGGCGAAATAAGAATTCTTAATTTAAAGAATATCCTGTTATCAATATTTAGAAATAATATACAAGAATTTACTATTAAAAAAATGCATTGGGGAAAGAAAATTTTCTATTATCAAATGTTAGCTGAAGTATTTAAAATTGTTATTCTTTATGTGTCATTGCCCATATATGCAATGTACGAATTGTTTGTTCTGCGAACCATATCTTTAGGGTTATTTGCGGCAATAATGAATTCTATTGGTAGCATAGCCTTCAATTCATCAAGTATATCTAATTCAATAAAATTTTTCTCTGAGTCAAGTGTTTATATTGAAAAGTATAGAAAAATAGTGGTTAAAGAGGATAATATTATGGGAAATAAAAAACATTTTAAAGATAAGATTAATAAGATTTCGTTAGATAACGTGAGTTACAGATACAACAATCAAGAAGCAAATTCTCTAAATAATATATCAATTACGCTAATAAAGAATCAAAAAATTGCTATTGTTGGAGAAAATGGTAGCGGTAAAACAACTTTAATTAAACTTATATTAGGGTTATTAAAACCAACATCTGGACAAATCAGAATTAATGACACTGATTTTTCGCTTTTAAATAAAAATGATTATTATGACAAGGTAGGGTGTATTTTTCAAGAATTCAATGTTTTTGCTATAAGTGTTAAAGAAAATATATCATTAAAAGAAAATAATATAGATAGTAAAGTTCTTTGGAATTCTCTAAGAAATGTTGATTTAATAAAAATAATAGAAGGTTTAAAAAATGGAATAAAGAGCGAATTAACAAGAGAGTATGATAAACAGGGTGTCACTCTTTCAGGTGGTCAGAATCAAAAGTTAGCAGTTTCTAGAGCGTTTTACAGTAAATTTGACTTGATAATTTTAGATGAGCCTACAAGTGCATTAGATCCACAGTCAGAATATAATTTATTTAAAAAAATAAAAGAATATTTTACACATAATATTATGGTACTTATTACACATCGACTCTCTTCGGTTAAAGATGTAGATATGATTTACTTTATGAAGGAAGGGAGCATTTCTGAATATGGGAATCACGAAGAACTAATGAATAAAAACGGAGATTATAAAAAGTTATTTGAAATACAAGCTAGTAAATATAAGTAG
- a CDS encoding aspartate aminotransferase family protein, producing the protein MYDYNDADKYFVGSVSSGWNKMENINPLIVKKAEKCFLLDDKNDIYTDYCMGWGSLFLGHNPNYLSRVFEEAKDIGFGFQYENKYHLKLAKQIVKNVPSAEKVRFTNTGTESTMQAIRMARSITSKEKIIKFEGHFHGVNDYLNFSNDVSNIGKRLSNGTIESLPGSSGIPLEMSKYVISLAYNDIESFEKIISEEEIAGVILEPICLASAIMFPKNDFLKKLRKLCTESNIILIFDEVMSGFRNNIGGAQKDFAVTPDITIISKILGGGFPISAIVGKKEYMDILDPVGDCIVSGTNNGRILSVIGAYHTVKFLQENPNVYELNQKNMDYFIKNVNEILNRKKVEGIARGYGGRVSIHFGTTELQDNYESVIKTWDKEKHMRVYDEAFKNKLYGFLLPLSRCPEPICITPIHTKEILDETLNIFEKIVMV; encoded by the coding sequence ATGTATGATTATAATGATGCTGATAAATATTTTGTTGGGAGCGTTTCTTCTGGCTGGAACAAGATGGAGAATATTAACCCTTTAATTGTAAAAAAAGCAGAAAAATGCTTTTTATTGGATGATAAAAATGATATTTATACAGATTATTGCATGGGATGGGGTTCTCTTTTTTTGGGACATAATCCTAATTACTTAAGTCGTGTTTTTGAAGAAGCAAAGGATATCGGGTTTGGATTTCAATACGAAAATAAGTATCATCTTAAATTGGCTAAGCAAATCGTAAAGAATGTTCCCTCTGCTGAAAAGGTAAGATTTACTAATACTGGTACAGAGTCTACAATGCAAGCCATCAGAATGGCAAGGTCAATCACATCTAAAGAAAAAATAATTAAATTTGAAGGGCATTTTCATGGAGTAAATGACTATCTTAATTTCTCTAATGATGTTAGTAATATTGGTAAGAGACTATCAAATGGGACTATCGAATCTCTTCCTGGATCAAGTGGTATACCACTTGAAATGTCCAAGTATGTAATATCTTTAGCATATAATGATATAGAATCATTTGAAAAAATAATATCAGAGGAAGAAATAGCGGGCGTTATTCTAGAACCGATATGTTTAGCTTCAGCAATAATGTTTCCAAAAAATGATTTTTTAAAAAAACTTAGAAAGCTATGTACTGAAAGTAACATCATTTTAATTTTTGATGAAGTTATGTCAGGGTTTAGAAATAACATTGGAGGGGCTCAAAAGGATTTTGCAGTTACGCCCGATATTACGATAATCAGTAAAATTTTAGGAGGTGGTTTTCCAATTTCTGCGATAGTTGGTAAGAAAGAGTATATGGATATTTTGGATCCGGTTGGTGACTGTATCGTTAGTGGAACTAATAATGGGCGAATTCTAAGTGTCATTGGAGCTTATCATACAGTGAAATTTTTACAAGAAAATCCTAATGTTTATGAGTTAAATCAAAAAAATATGGATTATTTCATAAAAAATGTTAATGAGATTCTTAACAGAAAAAAAGTAGAGGGTATTGCACGTGGATATGGAGGACGTGTTAGTATCCATTTTGGAACAACTGAGTTACAAGATAATTATGAATCAGTTATAAAAACATGGGATAAAGAAAAGCATATGAGAGTCTATGACGAGGCGTTCAAAAACAAACTGTATGGTTTTTTATTGCCGTTATCACGATGCCCTGAACCAATATGTATTACTCCTATTCATACAAAAGAAATTCTTGATGAGACATTAAATATTTTTGAAAAAATTGTCATGGTTTAA
- a CDS encoding Y-family DNA polymerase produces MDYSCQHRRDLICIDVKSFFASVESVKRGIHPLNSYIVVMSNPELAGGLVLAASPRVKKEYGIKTGSRKLEIPKNSKIEIVEPRMNLYIQVNGMINDIFREFVSDEDIHIYSIDESFLDVTHSHALYGTTYEIARKVQQTIWQRLKLVTAIGIGDNLLLAKLALDNEAKNKRSFIAEWRYENVQKTIWKIHPITDMWGIGERTAHNLYKLGINSIYQLSQYDVAALKRIHGVIGEQLFYHAHGIDQSILSEKDRPQTKSFGKSQILKRDYTEQYEIEVVIREMADEISSRLRQHHAEISVVQLSIGFSRDIVDEGFNHQMKIYPTWFTFV; encoded by the coding sequence ATGGATTATTCCTGTCAACATAGGCGGGATCTTATTTGTATTGATGTAAAATCTTTTTTTGCTTCAGTTGAATCCGTAAAGAGAGGAATCCATCCTTTAAATTCTTATATAGTTGTTATGAGTAATCCTGAATTAGCGGGTGGATTAGTTCTAGCTGCTTCACCAAGAGTAAAGAAAGAGTATGGAATAAAAACCGGTTCAAGAAAACTTGAAATTCCAAAAAACTCAAAAATAGAAATAGTCGAACCGCGAATGAATTTATATATTCAAGTAAATGGAATGATTAATGATATTTTCAGAGAGTTTGTATCAGATGAAGACATTCATATTTATAGTATAGATGAAAGTTTTCTAGACGTTACTCACTCTCATGCACTTTATGGAACAACTTATGAAATTGCTAGAAAAGTACAGCAAACAATATGGCAAAGGTTAAAGTTGGTAACAGCTATCGGTATAGGTGATAATCTTCTGCTTGCCAAGTTAGCATTGGATAACGAAGCAAAAAATAAACGCAGTTTTATAGCAGAATGGCGATACGAAAATGTACAGAAAACTATATGGAAAATACATCCAATAACAGACATGTGGGGAATTGGAGAACGTACAGCGCATAATCTTTACAAATTAGGCATTAATTCTATTTATCAGCTTTCGCAATACGATGTAGCTGCTCTAAAAAGAATTCATGGTGTAATAGGAGAGCAACTTTTTTACCATGCTCACGGTATAGATCAAAGTATCCTATCCGAAAAAGATAGACCTCAAACAAAATCATTTGGAAAGAGCCAAATTTTAAAAAGAGATTATACCGAACAGTATGAAATTGAAGTCGTAATTAGAGAAATGGCTGATGAGATCTCTTCACGTTTAAGGCAACACCATGCAGAAATAAGCGTAGTACAGTTATCTATCGGTTTTTCTAGAGATATTGTTGACGAAGGTTTTAACCATCAGATGAAAATATATCCAACCTGGTTTACATTTGTTTAG
- a CDS encoding halocin C8 precursor-like protein, protein MLKKLIVALMSITVLFSISSPAIAAVNENKLNENTNCSDCLTEAPDSTGSKENIKKTENMVYASDAFKNETKTMSGTFDKSQAIINAPDKKDNTEDSDFAFITLPVINSEDGLSNVMFAVNLKDKEIVNVRKVFIDSIDDEIVQLKIEDNGEIIADYSLTPELVKDNLNSTEQSYEELLDNDQDAGIQPFGWCETAVYALKAFAGTAQCYLTCGALGLVAGPAGLGCAAICALLLNKPIDSVLNDVCK, encoded by the coding sequence ATGTTAAAAAAGCTTATTGTCGCTCTAATGTCTATAACGGTTCTTTTTTCCATATCAAGTCCAGCAATTGCAGCTGTTAATGAAAACAAATTAAATGAAAATACTAATTGTAGTGATTGTTTAACAGAAGCTCCTGATTCTACCGGAAGCAAAGAAAACATCAAGAAAACAGAAAATATGGTATATGCTTCAGATGCCTTCAAAAACGAAACTAAAACAATGAGTGGCACATTTGATAAAAGCCAAGCGATTATCAACGCTCCTGATAAAAAGGATAATACTGAAGATTCTGATTTTGCGTTCATAACATTGCCAGTAATAAATTCTGAAGATGGACTAAGCAATGTTATGTTTGCGGTTAACTTAAAAGATAAAGAAATCGTTAATGTAAGAAAAGTCTTCATAGATTCTATTGATGACGAAATTGTACAATTAAAGATCGAAGATAATGGAGAAATAATTGCTGATTATTCTTTAACGCCTGAACTGGTTAAAGATAATTTAAATTCTACTGAGCAAAGTTATGAAGAATTATTAGATAATGACCAAGATGCTGGAATCCAACCTTTTGGTTGGTGCGAAACTGCAGTTTATGCATTAAAAGCTTTCGCAGGTACTGCCCAATGTTATCTCACTTGTGGGGCTTTAGGACTTGTAGCAGGACCAGCTGGTTTAGGTTGTGCAGCGATTTGTGCATTATTATTAAATAAACCAATTGACAGTGTACTGAATGATGTATGTAAGTAA
- a CDS encoding DegT/DnrJ/EryC1/StrS family aminotransferase, with amino-acid sequence MSKIEYVKLSVTDEKIRERYLEEIDNVLQSGSFILGKEVELFENVLAEYLNCKHVISVGNGTDALFLSLSALGIGEGDEVITVANSFIATSNAIKLVGATPVFIDVDDSMNLDPNCINKAITNRTKAIIPVHLAGLAANIEEIIKFAQNNNLLVIEDCAQAIGVKVNNKMVGNFGDFGCFSLHPLKNLSVFGDGGFITTNDTRLFEKVKLLRNHGLINRDTSIMIGGNSRLDEMQAVLGRLNLEFLNSNNRKRVEYATFYKENLKEYPITFPHVFENTSPVFNTFMIFYEDRNKLREYLKQYGIETKIHYPKLITEQKLYLNERKEIKKTIDLNKKILSLPIHPKHEFKEIEYIVYIIKKFFDTL; translated from the coding sequence TTGAGCAAAATTGAATATGTAAAATTATCTGTAACTGACGAAAAAATTAGAGAGCGCTATCTTGAGGAAATCGATAATGTTTTACAATCTGGTTCCTTTATTTTAGGTAAAGAAGTGGAGTTATTTGAAAATGTACTTGCAGAGTATCTAAATTGTAAACATGTAATTTCAGTTGGAAATGGTACAGATGCCTTATTTTTGTCTCTCTCAGCATTGGGGATAGGAGAAGGAGATGAGGTGATCACAGTAGCAAACAGTTTTATAGCAACCTCTAATGCTATAAAATTAGTTGGTGCAACCCCAGTATTTATTGACGTAGATGATTCAATGAATCTAGACCCTAACTGTATTAATAAAGCTATTACAAATCGCACTAAAGCAATAATACCTGTACATTTAGCTGGATTAGCTGCAAATATAGAAGAAATTATAAAATTTGCTCAAAATAATAATTTACTAGTAATTGAAGATTGTGCTCAAGCAATTGGTGTAAAAGTTAATAATAAAATGGTAGGAAACTTTGGGGATTTTGGTTGTTTTAGTCTTCATCCATTGAAAAACTTATCAGTATTTGGAGATGGAGGTTTTATTACAACAAATGATACTAGGTTGTTTGAAAAAGTGAAGTTATTAAGGAATCATGGATTAATCAATCGAGATACTAGTATTATGATTGGAGGAAATTCAAGATTAGATGAAATGCAAGCTGTATTAGGTAGATTGAATTTGGAATTTTTAAATAGTAATAATAGAAAAAGAGTTGAATATGCAACTTTTTATAAAGAAAATTTAAAAGAATATCCAATTACTTTTCCTCATGTATTTGAAAATACATCTCCAGTATTTAATACATTCATGATTTTTTATGAAGATAGAAATAAATTGCGCGAGTACTTGAAACAGTACGGTATTGAAACTAAAATTCACTATCCAAAACTAATCACTGAACAAAAGCTGTATTTAAACGAAAGAAAAGAAATAAAAAAAACAATAGATTTAAATAAGAAAATACTATCACTACCAATTCACCCTAAACATGAATTTAAAGAAATAGAATATATTGTGTACATCATTAAAAAATTTTTTGATACGTTATAA
- a CDS encoding NAD-dependent epimerase/dehydratase family protein, whose amino-acid sequence MNILVTGGAGYVGSLLVPELLKKGHNVTVIDWAIFGENWIIDKQYLKKFCFIKSDIRNQEIVEKVVKEKDIVIHLAAMSNDATSEINPELTKSINVNASKVLIDLCAKYKVKKFIFASSASVYGIKDNDDVTEELPLEPITIYAESKVEIEEYLLKTYNKFGLNYTILRPATIFGYSDRLRLDLSVNILTYQASLFKQIQVFGGKQERPNLHIKDMVRAYLAIISKDFDKTKCEIYNVSKENLTINEIADCVVETLDNETKIVIKNIVDQRSYRLCSEKVERDLNFKCIYSLKEGIKELDDYFKLNYEKDFSKKKYRNIDLVKELIKTGVISIEQN is encoded by the coding sequence ATGAATATATTAGTAACAGGTGGAGCGGGGTATGTAGGGAGTTTACTAGTTCCAGAACTATTAAAGAAAGGCCATAATGTGACAGTCATTGATTGGGCAATTTTTGGAGAAAATTGGATAATAGATAAGCAATATCTGAAAAAATTTTGTTTTATAAAGTCAGATATTAGGAATCAAGAAATAGTAGAAAAAGTAGTTAAAGAAAAAGATATTGTTATTCATTTAGCGGCTATGTCTAATGACGCAACCAGTGAGATAAATCCAGAATTGACAAAGAGTATTAATGTTAACGCAAGTAAAGTCTTAATTGATCTTTGTGCAAAATACAAAGTGAAAAAATTTATTTTTGCTTCATCTGCAAGTGTATATGGAATAAAAGATAATGATGATGTAACAGAGGAGTTACCTTTAGAACCTATAACTATCTATGCTGAGTCTAAAGTTGAAATTGAAGAGTATTTATTAAAAACATATAATAAATTTGGTCTAAATTATACTATATTAAGACCTGCAACAATATTTGGCTATTCTGATAGATTACGTTTAGATTTATCAGTAAATATTTTAACATATCAAGCTTCATTATTTAAACAAATCCAGGTTTTTGGTGGAAAGCAAGAGCGTCCTAATTTACACATCAAGGATATGGTTCGAGCATATCTTGCAATAATTTCTAAAGATTTCGATAAAACTAAATGTGAAATTTATAATGTCTCTAAAGAAAATTTAACTATAAACGAAATTGCAGATTGTGTAGTTGAAACATTAGATAATGAAACTAAGATAGTAATTAAAAATATTGTTGATCAACGTAGCTATAGATTATGTTCTGAAAAAGTTGAAAGAGATTTAAATTTTAAATGTATATATTCATTAAAAGAAGGAATAAAAGAGCTAGATGATTACTTTAAATTAAATTATGAAAAAGACTTTTCGAAAAAAAAATATAGAAATATAGATTTAGTAAAAGAATTAATTAAAACAGGAGTGATATCTATTGAGCAAAATTGA
- a CDS encoding ABC transporter ATP-binding protein, protein MNVKQIIQAQIYTLKLINKVTKGRIPFSIGLNIANGIVEFTSSVFLISYIMNSFTKNVELEKVIVVVIGIAFCKLVTNVMNSFFENVYVEQSNLKIQKNVLEMIYRRSINIDMEEFDNPKFYDTFVKVLERTSVTIFDLLKLLEESVKLLSYSIVACYFIYKINPFFILVLILPIIVGGFVSKEITNIEYLLYEKNQKEERRRSYIFRVFHMKKFESELFTTSIGNLLINKYSQSSVKIQNQLRRDGKKRWKLQYYFYLSNEVITDLITYVYTTYEVLISKRLLLGDFFLLIDSLGDVSQSLKRIVAIIIKVYGNSRYLEDFRLFLEYIPKSEKKESKVLSNINNLNFCFKNVSFRYNGNDKNSLDNINLNISKGEKIAIVGENGSGKSTLIKLLLGFYEPTKGNIYCNSQNITDLDSKSYRNIFSTIFQDFQLFPFSIYKNITLNNDNVVDINVIDILKGVGLFDKIETLKEGVQTVLYTDFDSQGVELSYGEKQRLAVARSVYQKKEIVIMDEPTSAMDPISESKLYELVKEKYWEKTVICISHRLTTTMQADKIIYLKDGSIIESGSHDELIRLNGEYAKSFKRQSENYLN, encoded by the coding sequence GTGAATGTTAAACAAATAATTCAAGCTCAAATATATACTTTAAAACTTATTAACAAGGTCACTAAGGGAAGAATCCCTTTTAGCATTGGATTAAATATAGCTAATGGCATAGTGGAGTTTACAAGCTCAGTTTTTTTGATAAGTTATATTATGAACTCTTTCACTAAAAATGTTGAATTAGAGAAAGTGATAGTAGTAGTAATTGGAATAGCATTTTGCAAACTTGTAACGAATGTAATGAATTCTTTCTTCGAGAACGTTTATGTAGAGCAATCAAATTTAAAAATACAAAAAAATGTTCTTGAAATGATTTATAGAAGGTCAATTAATATTGATATGGAAGAATTCGATAATCCAAAATTTTATGATACTTTTGTTAAAGTATTAGAACGGACTAGTGTTACAATTTTCGATTTATTAAAATTACTTGAAGAATCTGTAAAGCTTTTAAGTTATTCAATAGTAGCTTGTTACTTTATATATAAAATCAATCCTTTTTTCATTTTAGTTCTTATACTACCAATCATAGTAGGTGGGTTTGTTAGTAAAGAAATAACAAACATTGAGTATCTATTGTATGAAAAAAACCAAAAAGAGGAACGTAGAAGGTCATATATATTTAGAGTGTTTCATATGAAAAAGTTTGAAAGTGAGTTGTTTACAACTTCAATTGGTAACTTATTAATAAATAAATACAGCCAGTCTTCAGTAAAAATACAAAATCAATTAAGAAGAGATGGAAAAAAAAGATGGAAGCTTCAGTATTATTTTTATTTATCAAATGAAGTGATAACTGATTTAATTACATATGTTTATACAACGTATGAAGTTTTAATTAGTAAAAGACTATTATTAGGAGATTTTTTCCTATTAATTGATTCTCTAGGAGATGTAAGTCAATCTCTTAAGCGTATAGTTGCAATTATTATAAAAGTATATGGAAATTCAAGATATTTAGAAGATTTTAGATTGTTTCTCGAATATATTCCCAAAAGTGAAAAAAAAGAATCAAAAGTACTATCAAATATTAATAATTTAAACTTTTGTTTCAAAAATGTTTCATTTAGATATAACGGTAACGATAAAAATAGTTTGGATAATATTAATTTAAATATATCTAAAGGCGAAAAAATAGCTATAGTAGGAGAAAATGGTTCAGGTAAAAGCACATTAATTAAATTATTACTTGGTTTTTATGAACCGACTAAAGGAAATATATATTGTAACTCACAAAATATTACAGACCTTGATTCTAAGAGTTATAGAAACATTTTCTCAACTATATTTCAAGATTTTCAACTTTTTCCTTTTTCAATATATAAAAATATTACATTAAATAATGATAATGTAGTTGATATAAATGTTATTGATATACTAAAGGGAGTGGGATTATTTGATAAGATTGAAACGTTAAAAGAAGGGGTACAGACAGTTCTATATACAGATTTTGATAGTCAAGGTGTTGAATTATCGTATGGAGAAAAACAAAGGCTAGCTGTTGCAAGAAGTGTCTATCAAAAGAAAGAGATTGTTATTATGGATGAACCAACGAGCGCCATGGATCCAATTTCTGAAAGCAAACTATATGAACTAGTTAAAGAGAAATATTGGGAAAAAACTGTGATTTGTATATCACATAGATTAACAACTACTATGCAAGCCGATAAGATAATCTATTTAAAAGATGGATCAATTATTGAAAGTGGATCCCACGATGAACTTATTAGATTGAATGGGGAGTATGCTAAAAGTTTTAAAAGGCAATCTGAGAATTACTTAAATTAA
- a CDS encoding adenylyltransferase/cytidyltransferase family protein, which yields MDKVILCHGCFDIFHIGHLYHLLKAKEYGDYLIVSITGDQFINKGPNRPAYNQHEREQILSHIDIVDKVIVSNSVNAINSLKAVSPDYFVKGSDYKNSDNENFLMEKKFCEDNKIKVIFTDERTNSSTELYNKYFKI from the coding sequence TTGGATAAAGTTATTTTATGTCACGGTTGTTTTGATATATTTCATATTGGACATTTGTATCATTTGCTTAAAGCAAAGGAGTATGGGGATTACTTGATTGTAAGTATAACTGGTGATCAATTTATTAATAAAGGGCCTAATAGACCAGCATATAACCAACATGAAAGAGAGCAAATACTATCTCATATTGATATTGTAGATAAAGTAATTGTGTCAAATTCTGTTAATGCTATTAATTCTTTGAAAGCGGTATCTCCAGACTATTTTGTTAAAGGAAGTGATTACAAGAATTCAGATAATGAAAATTTTTTAATGGAAAAAAAATTCTGTGAAGATAACAAAATAAAAGTAATCTTTACAGACGAAAGAACAAATTCTTCAACAGAATTATACAATAAATACTTTAAAATTTAA